In a single window of the Balaenoptera acutorostrata chromosome 3, mBalAcu1.1, whole genome shotgun sequence genome:
- the LOC130707738 gene encoding LOW QUALITY PROTEIN: testis-specific Y-encoded protein 1-like (The sequence of the model RefSeq protein was modified relative to this genomic sequence to represent the inferred CDS: substituted 2 bases at 2 genomic stop codons), which translates to MRCGGDRGRYLVGRARRATIFRVEVVQQGTALEEREVAGIGEELGLLVEDIIQVVEVVAEEWEQVLAEEREEKPQEQGLEMPGPXPMTAWPPLEALEALQLELSTLNAQASRAYTWLKHKIGQRQKPHLDCRRAILQGIPGFWARAVMNHPQMLAIINDQDEDMLSYMIHLEVQELGHPRHRCKLMCFFWNNPYFWNNAIIKEXHLSIAGYRASRYTPVQWFWDYELGAPSRRQDTTSLNFLNWLSDRNCPGSNRIAEIISEDLWPNPLHYYPREEGSTGTDPEMKALREHQSLAK; encoded by the coding sequence GTGCGGTGGGGACCGCGGGCGCTACCTGGTGGGTCGGGCAAGGAGGGCCACCATCTTCAGGGTAGAGGTTGTGCAGCAAGGCACGGCTCTGGAGGAGCGAGAGGTGGCGGGGATCGGGGAGGAGTTGGGGCTGCTGGTGGAGGACATCATAcaagtggtggaggtggtggcgGAGGAGTGGGAGCAGGTGCTGGCAGAGGAGCGGGAGGAGAAGCCCCAGGAGCAGGGGCTGGAAATGCCTGGGCCGTGACCCATGACTGCCTGGCCCCCGCTGGAGGCGCTGGAGGCCCTGCAGTTAGAGCTGAGCACTCTGAATGCCCAAGCCAGCAGGGCCTACACTTGGCTCAAGCACAAGATCGGTCAGAGGCAGAAGCCTCACTTGGATTGCAGAAGGGCCATCCTCCAGGGCATCCCTGGCTTCTGGGCCAGAGCCGTTATGAACCACCCCCAGATGTTGGCCATAATCAATGACCAAGATGAAGACATGCTTAGCTACATGATCCATTTGGAGGTGCAGGAACTGGGCCATCCCAGGCACCGCTGCAAGTTGATGTGTTTTTTTTGGAACAACCCCTACTTCTGGAACAACGCGATCATTAAGGAGTAACACCTTAGCATCGCTGGATATAGGGCGTCTCGTTACACTCCAGTCCAGTGGTTCTGGGATTATGAACTGGGAGCCCCCAGTCGCAGGCAGGACACCACCAGCCTTAACTTCCTCAACTGGTTGTCTGACCGCAACTGCCCAGGGTCTAACAGGATTGCTGAGATCATCAGCGAAGACCTGTGGCCCAATCCCCTGCACTACTACCCCAGGGAGGAAGGCTCCACTGGGACAGACCCGGAGATGAAGGCACTGAGGGAGCATCAGAGTTTGGCCAAATAG